The Magnetococcus marinus MC-1 genome contains the following window.
TTCGGCCAGGGTTATTAATCGGTTGTCGATCTCACGAGGTAGGCCAGATTCGCGCTGAATACGCTTGAGTAGGGTGCTTAATATCGCCCCAGAGGACTCCAGGGTAAGATCCCGGTCGGTGAGGATGGATTCGTCATTAACCAAGCGGGCCGGTCTGTCGGTGGTGGAGAGCACCACCACATTTTTACGCGCATAGTCCGTATTGCGGTGGGTGGCGCTGGGGTCTTCGGCATAGAGGCCAATACCACGCCCGGAAAATTGTACGTTAAAACGGTTGCGCCAGTCGAAATATTGGCGGCTCTGTTGGTCGTAGAGCGCAACCAATGGGGGGCTCTCTTTTACAAATCCTCGGTCTGCTAAGAGCTCTGGTAGGGTGCGGTCGGGGATGTCCCGTTCGCTAAAGATCAGTTGTGGATGGGCAAGCTTGCCGCAACAGTTGGCTTTGAGCTCCACCACCAAACGGGCATTTTCATCGCCACCCGATGGGGTAAAGTCAATGCGTGTGACCAGATAGGGGCGTAGGGTCGCGGAGTTGTCCAATTTAAACAGCCAGCCCCGCTGGCTGCCCTGGCAAAGATAAGCCACCAAATCCGGGATAAGCTGTGGAAAGTGTTCGGCTTGATAGCGCTCTCCAGCACTGGCCTGTTGTAGGGCCTCAAGCAGCGCCACCCGCACCTCCGCGCCGCTCTCTTGCCCATAAAGGGCAATCAAGGTGCGCAGGTGAGCTGGCGCGAGATCTGTATAGGCAATGACCATGCGATGAGAGATGTTTAACTGCTCCAGGTAGCGTTGCAGCTCTGGATGCTTTTCAACCAGTGCGGTGGCGATGGGGCGGGCGAGCTCAAGCTTAGCCATGGGGGGCTCCAAACCGAAGGTTTAAGGTCTCTGCTGGGGGAGGTGACTGGCAAGGGGGCGGCAACCCCACTGGCGAGGCGTGGGGGCCGTCTCCAGATACCATGTAGGCGCTTTTAGCATGTTTTTTACGGGGGTATCCAGTCTTTTTAAACATAAAAACATATTTGAATATTATATGGTTATGGTTGATTCTAAAACAGTCATGAAATGGTCTTATTTTAGGCAGATTGCATTATTTTACAGCGCTGCGTGGGCGGTAAAGGGTCGTGTAGGTTAGCTTGGGGGTGCAGCGATCAGCAGGGGGATCGGTGGACGGTAGCTTTTGGGGCGCGATGGGGCGAGCTTAGCTCCCGTGAGTGCGCGGAGTGGGTCAATCTCGATGGTGGTTGGGTCAGATTGCTTTTTGTGTAGGTGATCGTTACTCTGGGCATAAACCAGCGGGGGAAGGGCGGTAGATGGGCTGTTTTTTGCGTGGCCAGGATGCAGAGCCTCTTCTGTGTGGTTGTCCCGCTGGGGGCAGGGGGTGTGCTCGGTGCGGGGCAATCCGCAG
Protein-coding sequences here:
- a CDS encoding AAA family ATPase, with amino-acid sequence MAKLELARPIATALVEKHPELQRYLEQLNISHRMVIAYTDLAPAHLRTLIALYGQESGAEVRVALLEALQQASAGERYQAEHFPQLIPDLVAYLCQGSQRGWLFKLDNSATLRPYLVTRIDFTPSGGDENARLVVELKANCCGKLAHPQLIFSERDIPDRTLPELLADRGFVKESPPLVALYDQQSRQYFDWRNRFNVQFSGRGIGLYAEDPSATHRNTDYARKNVVVLSTTDRPARLVNDESILTDRDLTLESSGAILSTLLKRIQRESGLPREIDNRLITLAEEMPPSLFTQLPVHAYLFVFHLELHHHLWVHMDHLSLYCYQPELKEKLILPVEHVDLIDILTAEMDLLMEDIVEGKSGGTTVLCSGPAGVGKTLTAEVYAEIIRRPLYRVHSGQLGLNVAEMEKSLKEVLIRAQRWGAVMLIDEADVYIKRRDDNLTMNAVVGVFLRVLEYFNGLLFLTTNRSHDIDEAIISRCIAMIRFQPPSRQERVQIWSVMAEQFALPLSVPMQEQLADCYPQATGRDIKGLTKLVAKYCAHRSTSPSLAVFAHCAIFRGMDLPSAPAS